A single window of Pyrus communis chromosome 10, drPyrComm1.1, whole genome shotgun sequence DNA harbors:
- the LOC137747372 gene encoding probable inactive receptor kinase At2g26730, with translation MAVSFSAATVVGFLLITLLSLSGERVNSEPIQDKQALLAFLSRTPHANRVQWNASVSACTWVGIKCDDNQSYVYSLRLPGVGLVGSVPPNTLGQLTQLRVLSLRSNRLFGPIPADFSNLTLLRSLYLQGNQLSGEFPTGLTQLERLNRLDLSSNKFTGPIPFAVSNLNHLTGLFLQNNGFSGKLPSIPAPNLTNFNVSNNKLNGSIPESLSHFPASAFSGNLDLCGGPLKPCNPFFPAPAPSPESPPIIPVHKKSKKLSTAAIVAIAVGSALALFLLLLILFLCLRKRRRQQPTKAPKPPVAARSVETEAGTSSSKDDITGGSTEAERNKLVFFNGGVYSFDLEDLLRASAEVLGKGSVGTSYKAVLEEGTTVVVKRLKDVVVTKREFEMTMELLGKMKHDNVVPLRAFYFSKDEKLLVSDYMSAGSLSALLHGSRGSGRTPLDWDNRMKIALSAARGIAHLHVSGKVVHGNIKSSNILLRPDNDASVSDFGLNPLFGTSTPPNRVAGYRAPEVVETRKVTFKSDVYSFGVLLLELLTGKAPNQASLGEEGIDLPRWVQSVVREEWTAEVFDVELMRYHNIEEEMVQLLQIAMACVSTVPDQRPAMQEVVRMIEDMNRAETDDGLRQSSDDPSKGSDGHTPPAGSRTPPSVTPTP, from the exons ATGGCAGTGAGTTTTAGTGCTGCTACTGTGGTGGGTTTTCTTCTGATTACGCTTCTGTCACTGAGTGGCGAGCGAGTCAACTCGGAGCCGATTCAGGACAAGCAAGCCCTCCTTGCGTTTCTGTCCCGGACTCCACATGCGAACCGGGTCCAATGGAACGCGTCGGTTTCGGCCTGCACCTGGGTCGGAATTAAATGCGACGACAACCAGTCCTACGTCTACTCCCTCCGCCTCCCGGGTGTCGGTCTCGTCGGGTCGGTCCCGCCCAACACGCTCGGCCAGCTGACTCAGCTCCGGGTTCTCAGTCTCCGTTCTAACCGACTATTCGGCCCCATCCCCGCCGATTTCTCCAACCTGACTCTGCTCCGCAGCCTCTACCTCCAGGGGAATCAATTATCGGGTGAGTTTCCGACCGGGCTGACCCAGTTGGAGCGGTTGAACAGGCTCGATCTCAGCTCCAACAAGTTCACCGGTCCGATTCCATTTGCCGTCAGCAACCTGAACCACCTGACCGGACTCTTTCTTCAAAACAACGGTTTCTCAGGCAAGCTGCCCAGCATCCCAGCTCCCAATCTGACCAACTTTAACGTTTCAAACAACAAACTCAACGGCTCAATCCCGGAATCCCTATCACACTTTCCCGCCTCTGCATTCTCTGGAAACTTAGATCTTTGCGGTGGCCCGCTTAAGCCGTGCAACCCGTTTTTCCCTGCTCCCGCTCCGTCGCCCGAGTCCCCGCCCATAATCCCAGTCCACAAAAAGTCCAAGAAGCTCTCTACCGCCGCCATTGTCGCCATCGCCGTGGGGTCCGCTCTAGCCCTGTTCCTACTTCTCCTCATACTCTTCCTCTGCCTCCGGAAACGGCGCCGTCAGCAGCCGACGAAGGCCCCAAAGCCACCTGTGGCCGCACGGTCGGTAGAGACGGAGGCTGGAACATCATCCTCGAAAGACGACATCACGGGCGGGTCCACCGAGGCGGAGAGAAACAAACTTGTGTTCTTCAACGGCGGAGTTTACAGCTTCGATTTGGAGGACTTGTTGAGAGCGTCGGCTGAGGTTTTGGGTAAGGGAAGCGTGGGGACGTCGTACAAGGCGGTACTGGAGGAAGGGACGACGGTGGTGGTGAAGCGGCTTAAGGACGTGGTGGTTACGAAGAGAGAGTTCGAGATGACAATGGAGCTTCTTGGGAAGATGAAGCACGACAATGTGGTGCCGCTGCGAGCGTTTTACTTTTCCAAGGACGAGAAATTGCTCGTCTCCGATTACATGTCCGCCGGCAGCTTGTCTGCCCTTCTCCACG GGAGTAGAGGCTCAGGCCGGACGCCACTAGACTGGGACAACCGCATGAAAATAGCGCTGAGCGCGGCAAGAGGAATAGCGCACCTCCACGTGTCAGGCAAGGTGGTCCACGGCAACATTAAATCCTCCAACATCCTCCTCCGACCCGACAACGACGCTTCCGTTTCCGACTTCGGCCTCAACCCGCTCTTTGGGACTTCCACGCCGCCGAACCGGGTGGCGGGATACCGCGCGCCGGAGGTGGTGGAGACCCGAAAGGTCACGTTCAAATCCGACGTGTACAGTTTTGGCGTGTTGCTGCTGGAGCTGTTAACAGGGAAAGCGCCCAATCAGGCGTCGCTGGGGGAGGAGGGGATCGATTTGCCACGGTGGGTGCAGTCGGTGGTCCGGGAGGAGTGGACGGCGGAGGTGTTCGACGTGGAGCTGATGAGGTACCATAACATTGAGGAGGAGATGGTGCAGCTTTTACAGATCGCCATGGCGTGCGTGTCCACGGTACCCGATCAAAGACCCGCAATGCAGGAGGTGGTCCGGATGATCGAAGATATGAACCGGGCCGAGACCGATGACGGGTTACGACAGTCGTCCGATGATCCTTCGAAAGGATCGGACGGTCATACTCCTCCCGCTGGGTCGAGGACCCCACCCAGCGTCACACCCACGCCTTAG
- the LOC137747085 gene encoding sodium/pyruvate cotransporter BASS2, chloroplastic gives MSSISSKFALKDFKLRTCDAFCRPAASLSARRLQSHLDFIGELSVPENVRCCAIQSKTWSPIVVKPSSSIIQTSRNSKVFCKAATNLSGDLPSSTPSGMNLYEKIIETLTTLFPVWVILGTILGIYKPAAVTWLQTDLFTLGLGFLMLSMGLTLTFEDFRRCLRNPWTVGVGFLAQYMIKPLLGFVIALTLKLSAPIATGLILVSCCPGGQASNVATYISKGNVALSVLMTTCSTIGAIIMTPLLTKLLAGQLVPVDAAGLALSTFQVVLMPTIVGVLANEFFPKFTSKIAAVTPLIGVLLTTLLCASPIGQVSEVLKTQGAQLILPVAILHSAAFCIGYWISKLSFGESTSRTISIECGMQSSALGFLLAQKHFTNPLVAVPSAVSVVCMALGGSALAVFWRNRPIPIDDKDDFKE, from the exons ATGTCGTCCATATCGTCGAAATTTGCTCTCAAGGATTTCAAGCTGAGAACATGCGACGCTTTCTGCAGGCCAGCTGCTTCTTTATCTGCAAGGAGGCTGCAGTCTCATCTGG ACTTCATAGGTGAACTTTCTGTGCCTGAGAATGTAAGGTGCTGTGCGATCCAAAGCAAGACATGGAGTCCCATCGTTGTGAAACCTTCTTCTTCGATAATTCAAACATCAAG gaactccaaagttttCTGCAAGGCTGCAACAAATTTATCTGGAGATCTTCCTAGTAGTACTCCTAGTGGGATGAACCTGTACGAGAAAATAATCGAAACTTTGACAACTCTATTTCCTGTGTGG GTCATATTGGGCACCATCCTTGGGATCTACAAGCCAGCTGCG GTAACTTGGTTGCAGACAGACCTTTTCACGCTTGGCCTTGGTTTCCTCATGCTGTCTATGGGGTTGACATTGACCTTTGAGGACTTTAGACGATGTTTGCGTAATCCTTGGACA GTGGGTGTAGGTTTTCTTGCACAGTACATGATCAAACCCCTACTAGGTTTTGTTATTGCCCTG ACTCTCAAACTTTCTGCACCTATTGCGACTGGTCTTATCTTGGTCTCGTGCTGTCCTGGTGGTCAGGCATCAAATGTTGCAACTTATATCTCTAAGGGAAACGTAGCGCTTTCTGTTCTCATGACAAC GTGTTCAACAATAGGAGCTATTATTATGACACCACTTCTTACCAAGCTTCTTGCTGGCCAGCTTGTTCCAGTTGATGCTGCG GGCCTGGCTCTCAGCACTTTCCAGGTTGTTTTAATGCCAACAATTGTAGGAG TACTGGCAAATGAGTTCTTCCCCAAATTCACTTCAAAAATAGCTGCGGTGACACCTTTAATTGGAGTACTGCTCACCACTCTACTCTGTGCCAGCCCG ATTGGGCAAGTTTCTGAAGTCTTGAAAACACAAGGAGCGCAACTGATACTCCCAGTGGCTATTCTGCACAGTGCTGCATTTTGTATTGGTTACTGGATTTCGAAGTTATCATTTGGTGAATCTACATCTCGTACCATATCCATAGAGTGTGGGATGCAG AGCTCAGCACTTGGATTTTTACTTGCTCAAAAACATTTTACAAACCCTCTTGTTGCCGTCCCTTCTGCTGTCAGCGTTGTTTGCATGGCG CTTGGTGGGAGTGCCCTTGCTGTCTTCTGGAGAAACAGACCAATTCCAATCGACGACAAGGATGATTTCAAGGAATGA
- the LOC137746548 gene encoding transcriptional corepressor LEUNIG-like: MSQSQTNWEADKMLDVYIYDYLMKRKLHASAKAFQDEGKVSTDPVAIDAPGGFLFEWWSVFWDIFIARTNEKHSEAAASYIETQVIKAREQQQKPQQQDQMQMQQLLLQRQQQQQRQQQQQQQQQQQPQQQQQQQRRDGTQLHNGTANDSLLRQNPATANSMATKMYEERLKLPPQRDAMDDAAIKQRLGDNMSQLLDPNHASMMKAATAGGLPPGQMLHGTPEGVLGNLQQPHSRSQQLPGSSQDIKSEVMNPRAVASEGSLIGAHGSNQGNNNLTLKGWPLTGFDRLRSGILQQQNSLMQSPQPYNQLLQQQQLMLAQQNLASPSSNDLDNRRMKMLLNNRNLVIGKDGQLSSVDAPNVGSPVQVGCPVLPRGDADMLMKLRQQQMQSNNQQQQPYSQHPLSGQHSQNSSQHLQQHEKIMGSGSVAPDGSMPNTLQGNDQASKNQLGRKRKLPVSSSGPANSSGTVNTTGPSLSSPSTPSTNTAGDVMSMPTLPQNGGSSKSLLVFGSDGLGSLASAPNKLTDVDRFVDDGSLEDNVESFLSHDDADPRGRVVRCSDVSKGFSFTEVQLIPASTNKVECCHFSSDGKSLATGGHDRKAVLWCTETFSVKSTLEEHSHWITDVRFSPSMSRLATSSADKTVRVWDADNPGYSLRTFTGHSTTVTSVDFHPSKEDFLCSCDNDSEIRYWSIKNGSCAGVFKGGATQARFQPRFGRNLAAAADNVVSILDVETQVCRLKLQGHKSAVHSVCWDPSGENLASVSDDLVRVWTVGSSCKGEFIHELSCSGNKFNTCVFHPSYPALLIIGCYENLELWNMAENKTMTLRAHDKLVSSLAVSSATGLVASASHDKCVKLWK; the protein is encoded by the exons ATGTCTCAGAGCCAGACCAATTGGGAAGCTGATAAAAT GTTGGATGTGTATATCTATGATTACCTTATGAAGAGAAAATTACATGCTTCTGCAAAGGCATTTCAAGATGAAGGAAAAGTTTCTACGGATCCTGTAG CTATTGATGCACCTGGTGGCTTTCTTTTCGAATGGTGGTCTGTCTTTTGGGACATATTCATTGCTAGGACGAATGAGAAGCATTCAGAAGCAGCTGCATCTTACATAGAG ACTCAAGTGATAAAGGCGAGGGAGCAGCAGCAGAAGCCTCAGCAGCAAGATCAAATGCAAATGCAGCAGCTTCTATTACAAaggcagcaacagcagcagcgacaacaacaacaacaacaacaacaacagcagcagccgcagcagcaacagcaacaGCAGCGTCGAGATGGGACCCAGCTTCATAATGGCACTGCCAATGATTCTCTTTTGAGGCAGAACCCGGCAACTGCAAATTCTATGGCAACAAAAATGTACGAGGAGAGATTAAAGCTTCCACCACAGAGAGATGCTATGGATGATGCAGCTATCAAG CAAAGGTTAGGCGATAATATGAGTCAGCTTTTGGATCCCAATCATGCGTCGATGATGAAAGCAGCCACAGCAGGTGGCCTGCCTCCTGG TCAAATGCTGCATGGTACACCTGAAGGTGTGTTGGGGAATCTTCAACAACCTCACAGTCGGAGTCAGCAACTTCCTGGTTCTTCACAG GACATAAAGAGTGAGGTGATGAACCCCAGAGCTGTTGCTTCAGAAGGATCATTGATTGGTGCTCACG GATCAAATCaaggcaataacaatttgactCTGAAAGGATGGCCTTTAACG GGATTTGATCGGCTTCGATCTGGGATTCTTCAGCAGCAAAATTCTTTGATGCAGTCCCCACAACCCTATAATCAACTTCTGCAACAGCAGCAACTTATGCTAGCACAACAAAATTTGGCTTCCCCATCTTCCAATGACTTGGACAATAGACGGATGAAAATGCTTCTCAACAATCGAAATTTGGTTATTGGGAAGGATGGTCAATTAAGTTCTGTCGATGCACCTAATGTTGGATCACCAGTGCAAGTTGGTTGCCCGGTCTTGCCTCGTGGAGATGCTGACATGCTGATGAAG TTACGGCAACAGCAGATGCAAAGCAATAATCAACAGCAGCAGCCATATTCGCAGCATCCGCTTTCAGGTCAGCATTCTCAGAATTCAAGCCAACACCTTCAGCAGCATGAAAAAATTATGGGTTCTGGCAGCGTGGCGCCAGATGGTAGCATGCCTAACACCTTACAAGGGAATGATCAG GCTTCAAAGAATCAACTTGGGCGAAAGAGAAAGCTGCCAGTGTCATCTTCGGGTCCTGCCAATAGCTCAGGGACAGTTAATACCACAGGGCCATCTCTCAGTTCACCTTCAACGCCTTCTACTAACACAGCAGGAGATGTCATGTCTATGCCAACTTTACCCCAAAATGGTGGTTCGTCGAAGTCTCTACTTGTGTTTGGCTCTGATGGCTTGGGCTCACTTGCATCAGCGCCAAATAAATTG ACTGATGTAGACCGTTTTGTGGACGATGGATCTTTGGAGGATAACGTTGAGTCGTTCTTATCACATGATGATGCTGACCCTAGAGGTAGAGTCGTTCGGTGTTCAGATGTCAGCAAAG GCTTCAGTTTTACGGAAGTCCAGCTTATTCCTGCAAGTACAAATAAAGTTGAATGTTGCCACTTCTCTTCAGATGGAAAATCACTTGCCACTGGTGGGCATGACCGAAAG GCTGTATTGTGGTGCACTGAAACTTTTAGTGTCAAGTCTACACTTGAAGAGCATTCTCATTGGATAACTGACGTTCGCTTTAGTCCTAGCATGTCAAGGCTTGCTACATCTTCTGCTGACAAAACCGTCAGGGTTTGGGATGCTGATAAC CCTGGATATTCACTACGTACTTTTACGGGACATTCTACCACTGTCACGTCGGTGGACTTCCACCCCAGCAAAGAGGACTTTCTCTGCTCCTGTGATAACGACAGTGAGATACGGTACTGGAGTATCAAGAACGGTAGTTGTGCTGGAGTTTTCAAG GGTGGTGCAACTCAGGCGAGGTTTCAACCGCGTTTTGGAAGAAACCTTGCTGCTGCAGCAGATAATGTCGTATCCATCTTGGATGTCGAAACACAAGTTTGCAGGCTTAAGTTACAG GGTCATAAAAGCGCTGTCCATTCTGTGTGCTGGGATCCTTCTGGCGAGAATCTAGCATCAGTGAGTGATGATTTGGTGCGAGTGTGGACAGTTGGTTCCAGCTGCAAAGGGGAATTCATTCACGAGTTGAGCTGTTCTGGCAACAAATTCAATACATGCGTGTTCCATCCTAGTTATCCTGCATTGTTGATCATTGGCTGTTATGAG AATTTGGAGCTTTGGAACATGGCCGAGAACAAGACAATGACTCTGCGTGCTCATGACAAGCTAGTGTCTTCTCTGGCGGTATCAAGTGCTACGGGGTTAGTTGCTTCAGCCAGCCATGACAAGTGCGTCAAGCTCTGGAAGTGA